A genomic window from Algoriphagus sp. Y33 includes:
- the gatB gene encoding Asp-tRNA(Asn)/Glu-tRNA(Gln) amidotransferase subunit GatB, with translation MLSEELRNKYQLVIGLEVHAQLMTESKMFAADANEYGKSPNTQISVITLGHPGTLPKVNRKAIAYAIKMGLACNSEITRYNVFARKNYFYPDLPKGYQLTQDKGPICVGGTVPIQLPDGTKKEVLLNRVHMEEDAGKSIHLADEPDTLVDFNRAGTPLIEIVTEPAMHSPEEAYAFLAEVKKLVKYLDICDGNMEEGSLRCDANVSVMLKGSEELGKKVEVKNMNSFRNVFRAIEHEHERLIGLIEAGEEVVSETRTFDANTGLTASMRTKEDLNDYRYFPEPDLSPVVVSDEWLNAVKSTMPVLPRELHKKFVEEFGLPDYDAAFLTESKEMAFWFNELCNKTNNYKAASNWMMGPIKSSLNEFSLSFTDFPISSDSLAALIALVDEGKVSYTAASQNLYPELLNSANESPLEIAQRMNLIQESDESSLKPLVEEVLAANSAKVKEYRSGKKGLMGMFMGQVMKKSQGKADPKVATKLLTELLEN, from the coding sequence ATGCTAAGCGAAGAATTAAGGAATAAATATCAATTGGTCATCGGACTTGAGGTGCATGCGCAGCTTATGACCGAAAGTAAAATGTTTGCGGCTGATGCTAATGAGTATGGTAAATCACCCAATACTCAGATTTCAGTGATTACGCTTGGCCATCCGGGCACTTTGCCAAAGGTCAACAGAAAAGCGATAGCATATGCCATCAAGATGGGATTGGCTTGTAATTCTGAAATTACTAGATACAATGTCTTTGCGAGAAAAAACTATTTCTATCCCGATCTTCCAAAAGGATATCAGCTTACACAGGACAAAGGGCCGATTTGTGTGGGGGGAACTGTCCCGATTCAACTTCCCGACGGAACCAAAAAGGAGGTGCTGCTGAATCGTGTGCATATGGAAGAAGATGCGGGAAAATCCATTCATCTGGCCGATGAACCTGATACATTGGTGGATTTCAACCGTGCCGGCACACCGCTGATAGAGATCGTAACGGAGCCTGCTATGCATAGTCCGGAAGAAGCTTATGCTTTTCTTGCGGAAGTGAAAAAGCTAGTAAAATACCTCGATATCTGCGATGGCAATATGGAAGAAGGCTCTCTTCGCTGTGATGCCAATGTGTCTGTGATGCTGAAAGGTAGCGAAGAGTTAGGCAAAAAAGTTGAAGTGAAAAATATGAATTCCTTCCGAAATGTGTTTCGTGCGATCGAGCATGAGCACGAGCGCCTGATCGGTCTTATTGAAGCAGGGGAGGAGGTTGTTTCTGAAACGAGAACTTTCGATGCCAATACGGGACTTACTGCAAGTATGCGAACCAAGGAGGATCTGAACGATTACCGTTATTTTCCTGAACCGGATTTAAGCCCCGTGGTAGTATCAGATGAGTGGCTGAATGCCGTTAAATCTACTATGCCGGTTTTGCCTAGAGAACTTCACAAGAAATTTGTTGAGGAGTTTGGTTTACCTGACTACGATGCGGCATTTTTGACAGAATCTAAGGAAATGGCTTTTTGGTTCAATGAGCTTTGCAATAAAACCAATAACTATAAAGCAGCGTCTAACTGGATGATGGGGCCAATCAAATCCAGTCTGAATGAATTCTCTCTTTCTTTCACTGATTTCCCCATCAGCAGTGATTCTTTGGCTGCTTTGATCGCTCTGGTGGATGAGGGCAAGGTGAGTTATACCGCTGCTTCTCAAAACTTATATCCTGAGCTTCTCAATAGTGCCAACGAAAGTCCATTGGAAATAGCACAGCGAATGAACCTGATCCAAGAAAGTGATGAGTCTTCTCTGAAACCACTGGTAGAAGAGGTACTGGCTGCCAATTCAGCAAAGGTAAAAGAATACAGATCGGGCAAGAAGGGCTTGATGGGCATGTTTATGGGGCAGGTAATGAAGAAATCCCAAGGCAAGGCCGATCCCAAAGTTGCCACAAAATTATTGACAGAATTATTAGAGAATTAA
- the alaS gene encoding alanine--tRNA ligase yields the protein MEAKKIRSTFIEFFQSKQHHYVPSSPIVVKNDPTLMFTNAGMNQFKDAFLGNEIAKYSRVANSQKCLRVSGKHNDLEEVGVDTYHHTMFEMLGNWSFGDYFKKEAIEWAWELLTEVYGLEKDRLYVSVFEGDKGDNLGLDQEAYDLWKSIVPEDRIIMGSKKDNFWEMGDVGPCGPCSEIHIDLRPDAERTEIAGRALVNNDHEQVIEIWNLVFMQFNRVSDGSLKSLPATHVDTGMGFERLVRAIQHKSSNYDTDLFAPFLSALEKKSGKTYGLDEQTDIAFRVIVDHIRAISFTIADGQLPSNNKAGYVIRRILRRAVRYGYTFLDFHEPFLYELTNLIADNFGEIFPEVRQQQEFIAKVIFEEETSFLRTLDNGLKMLDQIKSELKEKGDNVIPGKTAFELYDTFGFPLDLTSLIARESGLSLDESGFAQEMEAQKTRSRAASESETGDWVIVNEDNGVEFVGYDFLKAHCQIIKYRVTSGKKGDKYQLVLDKTPFYAESGGQVGDTGWLISETEKIKVIDTKKENDLIVHFVEKLPENPESRFGAEVDAEKRYLTENNHTATHLLQSALKEVLGDHIQQRGSLVNQNLLRFDFSHFSKLSDEEITKVEDIVNEKIRQNIPLSEQRNVPIEEAKKQGATALFGEKYGDFVRIITFDKEFSVELCGGTHVPQTSKIGLFKIISEVSSASGVRRIEAITAKAAEDYFRKQESLVKEIQELLKNPKDLRKSIESLLQERNDLKKEIDLFHLEKASEVKTELLKQFVAGDGVNTLIAQVELPNADSLKKLAYELKNETVNAFVILAAKIEDKPQIAVIIEEDLIKSKGLNAGQIVRELAKEIQGGGGGQPFFATAGGKNLAGLENAVAKARELYLVSE from the coding sequence ATGGAAGCAAAGAAAATACGGAGCACCTTTATTGAGTTTTTCCAATCCAAGCAGCATCATTACGTCCCATCATCACCGATTGTGGTCAAAAATGACCCAACTTTGATGTTTACCAATGCCGGGATGAATCAGTTTAAAGACGCTTTTCTAGGCAATGAAATCGCCAAGTATTCCCGTGTCGCAAATTCGCAGAAATGCCTTCGTGTAAGCGGTAAGCACAATGACCTCGAAGAAGTGGGGGTGGATACCTATCACCACACCATGTTTGAGATGCTTGGCAACTGGTCGTTTGGTGACTATTTCAAAAAGGAAGCGATCGAATGGGCTTGGGAGTTGCTGACCGAAGTTTACGGACTGGAAAAAGACAGGTTGTATGTATCTGTCTTCGAAGGAGACAAGGGAGACAACTTGGGTTTGGACCAGGAAGCCTATGATCTATGGAAATCCATCGTGCCGGAAGACCGTATCATCATGGGTTCTAAGAAAGATAATTTCTGGGAAATGGGTGACGTGGGGCCTTGCGGTCCATGTTCGGAGATCCACATTGACCTAAGACCTGATGCTGAGCGGACTGAGATAGCAGGCAGAGCTCTGGTAAACAATGACCACGAGCAGGTGATTGAGATTTGGAATCTGGTATTTATGCAGTTTAACCGGGTTTCCGACGGATCTTTGAAATCCCTCCCTGCAACACACGTGGATACCGGGATGGGATTTGAGCGATTGGTGAGGGCCATTCAGCACAAATCTTCCAATTACGATACGGATTTGTTTGCTCCGTTTTTAAGTGCTCTGGAGAAGAAATCAGGTAAAACTTATGGTTTGGATGAGCAAACGGATATAGCTTTCCGTGTGATCGTAGATCATATCCGTGCCATTTCATTTACCATTGCTGACGGACAGCTTCCATCTAATAATAAAGCCGGCTACGTTATCCGTAGGATTCTGAGAAGGGCAGTCCGCTACGGATATACATTTTTGGACTTCCACGAACCATTTTTATATGAATTAACGAACCTTATTGCTGACAATTTCGGAGAGATTTTCCCGGAAGTCAGGCAACAACAGGAGTTTATCGCCAAAGTGATTTTCGAGGAGGAAACTTCCTTCCTTCGTACACTTGACAATGGCCTGAAAATGCTTGATCAGATTAAGTCTGAGCTTAAGGAAAAAGGGGACAATGTAATTCCTGGCAAGACAGCTTTTGAATTATACGATACCTTCGGTTTTCCCTTGGATTTGACTTCGTTGATCGCACGCGAAAGCGGTCTTTCATTGGATGAAAGCGGATTTGCGCAAGAAATGGAAGCTCAGAAAACACGTTCCCGTGCCGCTTCTGAATCTGAGACCGGCGATTGGGTGATTGTGAATGAGGATAATGGAGTTGAATTTGTAGGATATGACTTCCTAAAAGCGCATTGTCAGATCATCAAATATCGTGTGACTTCTGGTAAAAAAGGCGATAAATACCAGTTGGTCTTGGACAAAACACCATTCTACGCAGAAAGCGGAGGACAGGTAGGGGATACAGGATGGCTGATCTCTGAGACTGAAAAAATCAAAGTGATCGACACCAAAAAAGAGAACGATTTGATTGTTCATTTTGTGGAAAAGCTTCCTGAGAACCCGGAATCCAGGTTCGGTGCAGAAGTAGATGCAGAAAAACGCTATTTGACTGAGAATAATCATACAGCAACGCATTTGCTGCAGTCGGCTTTGAAAGAAGTACTGGGCGATCATATTCAGCAGCGTGGTTCGTTGGTAAACCAGAACCTACTCCGCTTTGATTTCTCGCATTTCAGCAAATTATCCGATGAAGAAATTACGAAGGTAGAGGATATCGTAAATGAAAAAATCCGGCAGAATATCCCGCTTTCCGAACAAAGAAATGTGCCGATAGAAGAGGCTAAGAAACAGGGGGCTACTGCGCTTTTTGGGGAGAAATACGGTGACTTTGTACGTATAATCACTTTTGATAAAGAGTTCTCTGTAGAACTTTGTGGAGGAACTCACGTACCTCAAACAAGTAAAATCGGTCTGTTTAAGATTATTTCGGAGGTTTCCAGTGCTTCTGGTGTCCGTAGAATCGAAGCCATCACCGCTAAAGCTGCGGAGGATTACTTCCGCAAGCAGGAAAGCTTGGTGAAAGAGATTCAGGAGTTGCTGAAGAATCCGAAGGATTTGAGAAAGTCAATTGAGTCCTTGCTTCAAGAGCGGAATGACCTGAAAAAAGAAATTGATCTATTCCATCTGGAAAAAGCTTCAGAGGTGAAAACTGAATTGTTAAAGCAATTTGTGGCAGGAGATGGAGTGAATACTCTTATTGCGCAAGTGGAACTGCCGAATGCAGATTCGCTGAAGAAGCTTGCATATGAACTGAAAAATGAAACCGTGAATGCTTTTGTGATTTTGGCAGCCAAAATTGAGGACAAACCCCAGATAGCTGTAATAATAGAGGAGGATTTGATCAAGAGCAAGGGGTTGAATGCAGGTCAAATTGTGCGGGAGTTAGCAAAAGAAATTCAAGGTGGTGGAGGTGGCCAGCCGTTTTTTGCAACAGCCGGAGGTAAGAATCTGGCCGGATTGGAAAATGCAGTGGCTAAAGCCAGAGAGTTGTACCTTGTAAGTGAATAA
- a CDS encoding alanine racemase, producing the protein MSYLNQLTSPTLLLDEKICRANIKRMADKAARHNMKLVPHFKTAQSHQIGDWAKEYNITEVTVSSMKMAEYLAGQGWVNIHIAFPFNPLEIPKLNKIASKQSISVQLINAETTQMLADQLEHPVGFFIEIDAGYGRTGVEVSDFGLIEEILLIAKKSDKLKFKGFYLHPGHTYYMPDIPAIYEQSRNALGMLKNKYSTEYPNLVTRIGDTPGCAVMEDFEDIDEMGPGNFVFYDLMQAELGGCDKEDIAVCLAVPVVDIKKDRKEILIHGGGVHLAKDVLVGENGLKNFGEVVYLNENGWIIPENKSFLKSISQEHGIIKASDELLAKVKVGDVLGILPVHSCMTADAMGEYMTLDGKMVDHAEGSKQ; encoded by the coding sequence ATGAGCTACCTCAATCAACTAACATCCCCTACACTACTTCTTGACGAAAAAATCTGCCGGGCCAATATCAAGCGGATGGCTGACAAAGCCGCCCGTCATAATATGAAATTGGTTCCTCACTTCAAAACCGCACAGTCACATCAAATCGGAGACTGGGCAAAAGAATACAACATCACTGAAGTGACTGTTTCTTCTATGAAAATGGCAGAATACCTAGCGGGACAAGGCTGGGTAAATATCCATATTGCATTTCCCTTTAATCCCCTCGAAATCCCCAAGCTCAATAAAATTGCTTCCAAGCAATCCATTTCTGTACAACTGATCAATGCTGAAACCACCCAAATGCTTGCGGATCAATTGGAGCATCCTGTAGGATTCTTTATTGAAATCGATGCGGGTTACGGTAGAACCGGCGTAGAAGTAAGTGATTTTGGTTTGATAGAAGAGATTTTATTGATCGCCAAAAAGTCGGACAAACTAAAGTTCAAGGGATTTTATCTACACCCCGGACATACTTATTATATGCCCGATATCCCAGCTATCTACGAGCAATCCCGGAATGCGCTGGGAATGCTCAAAAACAAATACAGCACCGAGTATCCAAATTTGGTGACAAGGATTGGAGATACTCCAGGCTGTGCCGTGATGGAGGACTTTGAAGATATTGACGAAATGGGTCCCGGTAACTTTGTGTTTTATGACTTGATGCAGGCTGAATTGGGAGGCTGTGACAAGGAAGATATTGCCGTCTGTCTTGCCGTACCCGTGGTGGATATTAAAAAAGACCGTAAGGAAATTTTAATTCACGGCGGTGGGGTCCATCTTGCTAAGGATGTTTTGGTTGGTGAAAATGGCCTGAAAAACTTCGGGGAAGTGGTCTATCTAAATGAAAATGGCTGGATTATCCCTGAAAACAAATCATTTCTTAAGAGTATTTCCCAGGAACACGGCATTATCAAAGCCTCGGACGAACTCCTGGCAAAAGTGAAAGTCGGTGACGTTCTGGGCATCCTCCCTGTACACTCCTGTATGACAGCAGATGCCATGGGTGAATACATGACACTGGATGGAAAAATGGTTGATCATGCTGAAGGCAGCAAGCAGTAA
- the nudK gene encoding GDP-mannose pyrophosphatase NudK — protein sequence MIKDIKLLKTEVLSDNWYTLRKITFQFTKKNGEIITQDREAYDRGNGATILLYNQEQKTVILTRQFRLPTYTNGNESGMMIEACAGLLDQDNPEDCIRRETEEETGYLVKDVKKVFEAYMSPGSVTEILHFFIAAYSKHMKVSEGGGVDHEEENIEVLEMPFEEALSMIGTGEIKDAKTIMLIQYIRLQKIL from the coding sequence ATGATCAAAGACATCAAACTTTTAAAAACAGAGGTACTCTCTGACAATTGGTACACACTGCGAAAGATCACTTTTCAGTTCACCAAGAAAAATGGAGAAATCATCACTCAGGATCGTGAAGCCTATGACCGGGGAAATGGAGCTACTATTCTCTTATACAACCAAGAACAGAAAACCGTCATTCTCACTCGCCAGTTTCGCTTGCCCACCTACACCAATGGCAATGAATCAGGTATGATGATCGAGGCCTGTGCCGGGCTTTTGGATCAGGATAATCCTGAAGACTGTATCCGTAGAGAAACTGAAGAAGAAACAGGATACTTGGTTAAGGATGTGAAAAAAGTGTTTGAAGCTTATATGTCTCCGGGTTCAGTAACCGAAATCCTACACTTCTTTATTGCCGCCTATTCCAAACATATGAAAGTCAGTGAAGGCGGTGGCGTAGATCATGAAGAAGAAAACATAGAAGTACTCGAAATGCCTTTTGAGGAAGCATTAAGTATGATAGGCACAGGAGAAATCAAAGACGCCAAAACAATTATGCTGATTCAGTATATCCGCCTTCAGAAAATTCTATAA